The Mycolicibacterium parafortuitum nucleotide sequence CGGCGGGCAGGTGCGGGCCAAGTACGGCTGGACCGACGTGTCCCGCTTCGCCGCGCTGGGCATCCCCGCGGTGAACTACGGCCCGGGAGACCCGAATATGGCGCACCGCGTCGACGAACACGTCGAGGTCGCGCAGATCACCGCGGTGACCGAGATGCTGCGGCGCTATTTAATCGCTTGACCGCGCCGATAACCTGAAATACATGCTGTCGCTCTAGAGGATTCCGGTTTCTGTCCGCCCCTCACCGAGAGCTTCCGCATGCCGTCGATCATCTGCACGCATCTGTCCTTCTCCTTCGACGCCGGTCCCGCGACGACCACGCTGTTCAGCGATCTGTCGTTCACCCTCGGCGCCGGCCGCACCGGCCTGGTGGCCCCCAACGGCGCGGGCAAGAGCACTCTGTTGCGCCTGATCGCCGGTGAACTGCGGCCCACCTCGGGCACCGTCGGCACCGACGGCGTGGTCGGCTACCTGTCGCAGACCCTTCCGCTGCTCGACGACCGCCGGGTCGCCGAGGTCCTCGGCGTCGCGCCGGTGCTCGACGCGCTGTCCGCTTTGGCAGCAGGCGATTCCGGCGACGCGGTGTTCGCCACCATCGGCGACGACTGGGACCTCGAGGAACGCACCCGGGCCCAGCTCGACCGGCTGGGCCTGGGCCACATCGAGCTCGACCGCTCGCTGCGCTCACTGTCCGGCGGAGAGGCGGTCACCCTCGGGCTGGCCCGCGAACTGCTGCGCCGCCCGGATGTGCTTCTGCTCGACGAGCCCACCAACAACCTCGACGCGGATGCGCGGCAGCGGCTCTACGATGCGCTCGACGATTTCCGTGGGTGTCTGCTCGTCGTCAGCCATGACCGCATGCTGCTCGACCGGATGGACCGGATCGCCGAGCTCTACCGCGGCGAATTGCGGCTCTACGGAGGTGATTTCACCGCCTACGCCGAAGCAGTGCAGGAATCCCAGCGTGCGGCCCAGGATGCCTTCCGTTCCGCCGAGCAGGCCGTCAAACGCGAGAAACGGCAACGCCAGGAAGCCCGTGAACGGCAAGAACGGCGATCGGCGGCGGCGAAACGCACCATCGGGGACGCCGGGTTGCCGAAGATCGTCGCCGGCGCCAGGAAACGCCGTGCCCAGCAGACCGCGGGCCGCACCGACGACGTGCACGCCCGGCGCCTCGACGACGCAGTGGGCCGCCTCGCCGACGCGGAGCGGGCGGTGCGTGACGACGACACGCTGGTCCTCGACCTGCCCGACACCGTCGTCCCGGCCGGACGCACGGTGTTGGACGCCAACGGGATACGGGTGTGCGTCGGGGGTCGAGAGGTGCTCACCGATGTCAGCGTGTCGGTGCGAGGGCCGGAACGGATCGCGCTGACGGGGCCGAACGGCGCGGGCAAGACAACGCTGCTGCGGGTGCTGCTCGGGGAGTTGCCGCCCGATGCCGGCACCGTCGCGACGGCCCGTGGCCGGGTGGCCTACCTGTCGCAGCGCCTGGACCTGCTCGACGACGAGCGCAGCGTCGCCGACAACCTCGCGGCGTCCGCCCCGAGTCTGTCGCTGACCCGGCGGCGGCATCTGTTGGCGCAGTTCCTGTTCCGTGGCGACGCCGTCGACCTGCCCGTGTGCGCGCTGTCCGGCGGGGAACGGCTGCGCGCGACGCTGGCCTGTGTGCTGTTCGCCGAACCCGCACCGCACCTGCTCCTGCTCGACGAGCCGACGAACAACCTCGACCTCGTCAGTGCCGAGCATCTGCGGCACGCGTTGAGCGGCTACCGCGGGGCCTTCATCGTGGTCAGCCACGACGCGGCGTTCCTGGACGCCGTCGGTGTGGATCGTGTGCTGCGCCTGCAGGACGGCCGGCTGACCGAGCGCACCTAAAGCGCCGGGCGAGTCGGCGCGGGCCGCGGTGCGACGGGCGTAACCGGTGCGGCCTGCCCCGGTGGCGCCGTCGCAGGCTCCCGCTCGTCGGTGTCATCGCGCGCGGCTTCGTCGGTGTCGTCACGAGCGGGCTCGCCGGTGTCCTCGGCTTCGGGCGTCTCGACCGCTTCGGCTGACGACGGCGCCTTGTCGGCGAGACCCGTTGTTCCGGAACCGGTTTCCTCTGGTACTCCCGTCTGGGCGAGTCCGGACGCCAGTTGCGCGGGCAGCGTGAGCAGGGCGGGGGCCAACGCCGCCAACGGCGCGGCGAGCTGCTGGCCCAGCGCCCCGAGCTGGCCCAGCTGGCCGACGGCCTGTCCCAGCGCATCGGCGCCGGGTGGGCCGGGTGCGGCCGTCGCGGCGGCAACTTCCGGGGCCGACGTCATCCGGTCGGCAGCCGCACTGATCGCGTCGCCGCCACGCTCGTCGCCGCGTTCGTAGGCCAGCGCGGCCTGGTGCAGCAGTTCGGCGATCGTCTCGCCGGCGGTTTGGGCGCCGGCCACCGAACGGGACCGCCGGCCCAACGTGCCGGCCAGCGCGGTGTCGACGGCGGCGGCGATCGGTCCGTGCGACGCGGCCAGCGGAGCGGAACCGGGCGCGGACGCACCCAGCGCGCCGAGCCCGGTGGCCACCCCGGCGTGGACGTCGGCGAGTGATCGCAGGCCGTGCGGGTCCACCGAAAGGGGCTCGGTCATCGTCACCTCCGGAATCGTCGGTGTGTCGATCCTATGAGCGGAGAACAGGACCCCAGCGCACCAAAAGGCGCTCCAGGAGTGGCTACCTCAGCGCCGCCCGCGCGAACGCGCAGTCGAGGGCGCGGCACAACCGGGCCAGCGTCTCGGCGGCCCGCGGATCGCCCAGCTGCACCCCGTCGCGTGCCGCGCGCAGCGCGACCGCCCGCTGGCCGCCGCGCTCGGCGGCCTTCACGGCGTCACGCGCCGCCGCGACCGCGCCGTGCTCGTCGCCTCGCGCCGACATCGTCCAGGCCCGGGCCAGCGCCAGCTCGGGGGCGAACAGCATCGACTTGAGGCCGTGCTTGGACTCCGCGCGCGACAACGCCTTTCCGGCCTCGACCGTCTGGCCGAGCCGGCCCAGCGCCTGGGCGAGCAGCATCCAGGCCAGCGGTCCCCATGAGTATCCGGTCGGTGCGAGCGTCGCCGCAGCGTTGCGAAGCAGCGGTACCGCCTCGGCGTGCTCACCGGAGGCGATCAGCACATCGGCGGTGAGCACTTCGCCGATCGCCCGGCCCGGCTGACGCCGCTGCGCGAGGTCGGTCAGCCGCCGCGCCAGCTCAAGGGCACGGTCGGTGTCGCCGGTCATCATCAGCGCCGTGGTCTGGCCGAAGCCACTGGTGAACCGCAGCAGGCCGGGCTGGCCGGCCGACAGTGCGCGCTCGGCGAGCGCGTCGACGTCGGCGAACCGGCCCATCCGCGCCGAACTCAACGCCGCCGCCGAGGCCGCCCACCCGACGGCGGTGTCGTCGGCGTGTTGGGACGTCAGCACTTCGTCGGCGAGTTCTGATGCGCGCCCGAGGTTTCCGGCGTTCATCGTGAACGTCGCAGACAGCGCGTCGAGTGTGATCCGCGCCGACGGCGATGTCACCTTGCCCCGTGTCGTGCGCAGGAACGCCGTGGCGCGTTCGGGTTGGGACAGCATCCAGAACTGGTTGGCCGCGGTCGGCAGCGCCCACGCCAGCAGCTCGTCCTCGGTCAGTGCCGCCGGGTCGATCTCGGCGAGGATCTCGTCGGCCTCGCGGCCGCGGCCCTGCCAGGCCAGTGCATACCCGACGGTCAACCGGGCGTCGAGCTGCGGCGACTGGGTCAGCGCGGCCCGGCCGAGCCGTTCGCCCAGATCGAGATCGCCGAGCCGCAGCGCCTCCCGCGCCGCCGCGCACAGCTCGGTAGCGGTCAGGGCGCGGTCGCTGCCGATCGCCAGGAACGCCGTCCGCAGCCGTGACACCACGCCCCGGCCGGGCCCGGACGTGCGCTCGACCACCGCGGTGCGCAGCCGGCGGAGATCCGGGCCGCCGAGCGCGGTGCGGACCGCGTCGAGCAGCAGCGGGTGCGCGGGGCGAAGTTCACCGCCGACGACGGATACGGCGCCGCACTCCAGCGCCGCGTCGACCGCGTCGGCCCCGGCCAGCGTGTCGGCGTCGCTGCGCGGCAACGGATCCGACACCGTCAGGAACTCCAGCACGGTGCGTGCCGGGGCCGGCAGGGTCGCGACGAACTCGTCGGCCTGCGCGAGCAGCCGGGTGTCGTCGTGCCCCGGCGGCCGCACGTCGACGCGGGCCACCAGGCCGTCGCGCCACAGTGTGCTGACCTCGGCGGGTACCGGCGCATCGTCGGTCGTCGCGGTGAGCAGCAGCCGCGCCGTCCCCTCGACCGCCAGCTGATGGACCAGCGCACTCGACAGCGGGTCCAGCAGGTGTGCGTCGTCGACGATCACCAACCGCCCGTCGCCGAGCTGCTCGGCGGCCGCACGTGAGACCGCCGTGGCCGACCCTGTCTCCGGGACCTCGACGAGCCGTTCGAATGCGCCGAACGGCACAGGCTGGCGGGCCGTCGTCGCGAACACCCAGTCCACGCGCGGGAACTCGGCGGCCAGCCGGTCGGCGACGGTACGTGCCAACGTCGTCTTCCCGACCCCGGACGGGCCGATCAGCACCGCGCCCGCGCGGGTCCGCACACCGAGTTCGAGCTGGTCGAGCGCCGGATCGGCGGGCGCGATCACCCATCCGAGAGGCAGAGGCGAAGGCACAAGCCGGAGTCTATGTGGCTAGGTTGGTGGTGTGTCCCGAGATCCAGACCGTGAATGGGCCGTCTGTGTCTACTGCGCCTCGGGTCCGACCCATCCCGCGCTGCTGGAGCTGGCCCGCGCCGTCGGCGCCGGGATCGCGGACAGGGGGTGGACGCTCGTCTCCGGCGGCGGCAACGTCTCGGCGATGGGCGAGGTCGCGAGCGCGGCCCGCAGCCACGGCGGGTACACCGTCGGAGTGATCCCGAAGGCGCTCGTGCACCGGGAGGTCGCCGACACCGAGGCCGACGAACTGGTCGTCACCGACACGATGCGGGAACGCAAACAGGTGATGGAGGACCGCGCCGACGCCTTTCTCGCGCTGCCCGGGGGGATCGGCACCCTCGAAGAGTTCTTCGAAGCCTGGACAGCGGGCTATTTGGGTATGCACACCAAACCGATCGTGATGCTCGACACCACGGGGCACTACGACGGTCTCCTGGCCTGGCTGCGGGGGTTGGTCGGAACCGGATACGTCGCCGAGGACGCGATGCGATCTCTCGTCGTCGTCGACGACGTCGATGCCGCTCTGGCCGCTTGCGCACCCCGGCTAGGGTGACGCACACAACAGCAGCAGCGGAGACAGCGGAGGCACAGTGAGCAAGAAGTCGGGGACCCGCAGCAGCGTCGGTCTGCTCGATATCGCCAAACAGGTACCGGGACTGGTCAGGGACACGCCGACGATCGTGCGCGGTGTGGTCACCGGCTTCGGTGCCCGCCCGACCGCGAAGACGTCCATCGGGAAGGTCTTCCAGGACCGGGCCGCGCAGTACGGCAACAAGGTGTTCCTGAAGTTCGAGGACCGTGAGATCACCTACGCCGAGGCGAACGAGACCGTCAACCGCTACGCCGCGGTGCTGGCCGCCAAGGGGGTCGGCCACGGCGACGTCGTCGGCATCATGATGCGCAACTCCCCGGAACCGGTGCTGCTCATGCTCGCCGCGGTCAAGTGCGGGGCGATCTCGGGGATGCTCAACTACCACCAGCGCGACGAGGTCCTCAAGCACAGCCTCGGGCTGCTGTCGGCCTCGGTCGTGGTCGCCGAGACCGAGTTCGTGGAACCCATCACCGAATCCGGCGCCGACACCGACGGGCTGATCACCCTCGACGAGTTCAAGCAGCTCGCCGAGACGGCGCCGACGAGCAACCCGGCGACCACGTCCGCGGTGCTCGCCAAGGACAAGGCGTTCTACATCTTCACCTCCGGCACCACCGGCATGCCGAAGGCCAGCGTGATGACCCACTACCGCTGGCTGCGCGCACTGGCCGGGTTCGGCGGTCTGGGCATGCGCCTCAACAGCAACGACACGCTGTACTGCTGCCTGCCGCTCTACCACAACAACGCGCTGACGGTGGCGCTGTCGTCGGTGCTGAACTCCGGGGCGACGCTGGCGCTGGGCAAGTCGTTCTCGGCGTCGAAGTTCTGGGACGACGTGATCCGCTACGACGCCACCGCGTTCGTCTACATCGGCGAGATCTGCACCTACCTGCTCAACCAGCCCGAGAAGCCGACCGACCGCAAGCACCGGGTCAGGGTCATCTGCGGCAACGGCCTGCGCCCGGCGATCTGGGACGCGTTCACCGAACGCTTCGGCATCAAGCGGGTCTGCGAGTTCTACGCCGCCAGCGAGGGCAACACCGCGTTCGTCAACGTCCTCAACATCGACAAGACCACCGGGATCTGCCCCAGCCCGATCGCGTTCGTCGAGTACGACGAACACACCGGCGAGCCGGTGCGCGGCGACGACGGCCGGGTGCGCAAGGTCAAGAAGGGTGAGCCCGGCCTGCTGCTGTCGAAGGTCAGCAACTTCCAGCCGTTCGACGGCTACACCGACAAGAAGGAATCGGAGAAGAAGCTGGTGCGCGACGCCTTCAAAGAGGGCGACGTGTGGTTCAACACCGGGGACCTGATGCGGGCCCAGGGGCTCGGGCATGCGGCGTTCACCGACCGGCTCGGCGACACCTTCCGCTGGAAGGGCGAGAACGTGGCCACCACCGAGGTGGAGGCGGCGGTGTCGACCGACCCGCAGGTCGAGGAGGCCACCGTCTTCGGCGTCGAGGTGCCCGACACCGGCGGCCGCGCCGGGATGGTCGCCATCCAGCTCAAAGAGGGCAAGGAGTTCGACGGCAAATCGCTGGCCAAGGCCGCCTTCGACAAACTGCCCGGTTACGCGGTGCCGCTGTTCGTGCGCGTGGTCTCAGAACTGGCTCACACCTCGACGTTCAAGAGCCAGAAGGGGGACCTGCGCAAGGAGGGCTACGGCGGCTCCAGCGGCGAGGGCGACGAGGACGACGTCAAGGTCGAAGACCCGATCTACGTGCTGTCGGGGCGTGAAGAGGGCTACGTCGAGTTCTACGAGGAGTACCTGATCGAGGTCAAGGACGGCAAAAAGCCCAAGTAACGGGCGAATCGGGCGCGCAAAACGACACCGAGCGTCGTCGAGCGCGCCGGATTCGCGGTGAACCGTAGCCTGGGGAGGTGCAGTCGACGTTCCTGGGTAGGCCGGTCGCGGGGGACCGTGCGCTGATCATGGCGATCGTGAACCGCACGCCCGACTCGTTCTACGACCGCGGGGCCACGTTCACCGACGACGCGGCCAAGCAGGCCGCGCACCGCGTCGTCGCCGAGGGCGCCGACATCGTCGACGTCGGCGGGGTCAAGGCCGGGCCCGGGGTCACCGTCGAGGTCGACGAGGAGATCGCGCGGGTGGTGCCGTTCATCGAATGGCTGCGCGAGACGTTCCCCGACCAGCTGATCAGCGTGGACACCTGGCGCGCCGAGGTGGCCAAACAGGCGTGTGCGGCCGGGGCGGACCTGATCAACGACACGTGGGGCGGCGCCGACCCCGACCTGGCGGCCGTGGCCGCCGAGTTCGGCGCAGGCCTGGTGTGTTCGCACACCGGTGGCGCGGTGCCGCGCACCCGGCCGTTCCGGGTCAACTACGGGCTGAGCGAGCGGGGCGTCGTCGACGATGTGCTCGCCGAGGTGACGGCCGCGGCCGAGCGGGCGGTGTCGCTCGGGGTCGCCCGCGACCGCATCCTGATCGATCCGACCCACGATTTCGGCAAGAACACTTACCACGGTCTTAGTTTGTTGCGTCATGTAAAAGAGCTTGTTAACACTGGATGGCCGGTCCTGATGGCGCTGAGTAACAAGGATTTCGTCGGGGAAACTCTGGGTGTGGGACTGACCGAACGCCTCGAGGGCACCCTGGCCGCAACCGCTCTGGCGGCCGCGGAAGGCGCCGCCGTTTTCCGGGTGCACGAGGTGGGTCCCACGCGTCGGGTACTGGAGATGGTTGCGTCAATCCAAGGCGCCCGTCCGCCGAAACACACGGTGAGGGGATTGGCATGACTGTGTTGTCTGACCGCGTCGATGAACTGGCCACCTACGAGGTCGCCGAACACCGCTGGCTGACCGACCGCAGCTGGAGCCGGCCGGACTGGTCGATCGCCGAACTGGTGGCCGCCAAGCGTGGCCGCACGGTGTCGGTCGTGCTTCCCGCCCTGAACGAAGAGGAGACCGTCGCCAGCGTCGTCGAGACCATCACCCCGTTGCTGGGCGGGCTGGTCGACGAGTTGATCGTGCTGGACTCCGGATCCACCGACGACACCGAGATCCGGGCCGTCGCCGCGGGTGCCCGGGTGGTCAGCCGCGAGGTCGCGCTGCCCGAGGTGCCGCCGCAGCCCGGCAAGGGCGAGGTGCTGTGGCGGTCGCTGGCGGCCACCACCGGCGACCTGATCGCGTTCGTCGACTCCGATCTGATCGATCCGGACCCGATGTTCGTGCCCAAGCTGCTCGGTCCGCTGCTGACGACCGAGGGTGTGCACCTGGTCAAGGGCTTCTACCGGCGGCCGCTGAAGGTCAGCGGCAAGGAGGACGCGAACGGCGGCGGCCGCGTCACCGAGCTGGTGGCCCGTCCGCTGCTGGCCTCGCTGCGCCCCGAGTTGATGTGCCTGTACCAGCCGCTGGGCGGCGAATACGCCGGCACCCGCGAACTGTTGACCGCGGTGCCGTTCGCGCCGGGCTACGGCGTCGAGATCGGTCTGCTCATCGACACCTACGACCGGCTGGGTCTGGATGCCATCGCGCAGGTCAACCTCGGCGTGCGCACGCACCGCAACCGGCCGCTGACCGAGCTGGCCTCGATGAGCAGGCAGGTCATCGGCACGCTGCTGTCGCGCTGCGGCGTCCCGGACTCCGGTGTCGGGCTGACCCAGTTCTTCGCCGACGGTGAGGACTACACCCCGCGCACGTCGACGGTGTCCTTGTGCGACCGTCCGCCGATGAACACGCTGCGGCCGCGCTGACCCAACGGGTGGCCGCCCCGCGGTCGTCGGTGCCGTCGGGCACTATCGAGGGGTGACTCTCGTCCTGCTCTACCTCGTCGTACTGGTGCTCGTCGGCATCGTGTTGTTCGCCGTGGGCAGTGTGCTGTTCGGCCGCGGCGAGGTGCTGCCGCCGCTTCCGCAGGGGACCACCGCGACCGTGCTGCCCGCGTCCGGTGTCACCGGGGCCGACGTCGAGGCCGTGAAGTTCACCCAGACCCT carries:
- a CDS encoding ABC-F family ATP-binding cassette domain-containing protein, which translates into the protein MPSIICTHLSFSFDAGPATTTLFSDLSFTLGAGRTGLVAPNGAGKSTLLRLIAGELRPTSGTVGTDGVVGYLSQTLPLLDDRRVAEVLGVAPVLDALSALAAGDSGDAVFATIGDDWDLEERTRAQLDRLGLGHIELDRSLRSLSGGEAVTLGLARELLRRPDVLLLDEPTNNLDADARQRLYDALDDFRGCLLVVSHDRMLLDRMDRIAELYRGELRLYGGDFTAYAEAVQESQRAAQDAFRSAEQAVKREKRQRQEARERQERRSAAAKRTIGDAGLPKIVAGARKRRAQQTAGRTDDVHARRLDDAVGRLADAERAVRDDDTLVLDLPDTVVPAGRTVLDANGIRVCVGGREVLTDVSVSVRGPERIALTGPNGAGKTTLLRVLLGELPPDAGTVATARGRVAYLSQRLDLLDDERSVADNLAASAPSLSLTRRRHLLAQFLFRGDAVDLPVCALSGGERLRATLACVLFAEPAPHLLLLDEPTNNLDLVSAEHLRHALSGYRGAFIVVSHDAAFLDAVGVDRVLRLQDGRLTERT
- a CDS encoding ESX-1 secretion-associated protein codes for the protein MTEPLSVDPHGLRSLADVHAGVATGLGALGASAPGSAPLAASHGPIAAAVDTALAGTLGRRSRSVAGAQTAGETIAELLHQAALAYERGDERGGDAISAAADRMTSAPEVAAATAAPGPPGADALGQAVGQLGQLGALGQQLAAPLAALAPALLTLPAQLASGLAQTGVPEETGSGTTGLADKAPSSAEAVETPEAEDTGEPARDDTDEAARDDTDEREPATAPPGQAAPVTPVAPRPAPTRPAL
- a CDS encoding AAA family ATPase, with translation MPSPLPLGWVIAPADPALDQLELGVRTRAGAVLIGPSGVGKTTLARTVADRLAAEFPRVDWVFATTARQPVPFGAFERLVEVPETGSATAVSRAAAEQLGDGRLVIVDDAHLLDPLSSALVHQLAVEGTARLLLTATTDDAPVPAEVSTLWRDGLVARVDVRPPGHDDTRLLAQADEFVATLPAPARTVLEFLTVSDPLPRSDADTLAGADAVDAALECGAVSVVGGELRPAHPLLLDAVRTALGGPDLRRLRTAVVERTSGPGRGVVSRLRTAFLAIGSDRALTATELCAAAREALRLGDLDLGERLGRAALTQSPQLDARLTVGYALAWQGRGREADEILAEIDPAALTEDELLAWALPTAANQFWMLSQPERATAFLRTTRGKVTSPSARITLDALSATFTMNAGNLGRASELADEVLTSQHADDTAVGWAASAAALSSARMGRFADVDALAERALSAGQPGLLRFTSGFGQTTALMMTGDTDRALELARRLTDLAQRRQPGRAIGEVLTADVLIASGEHAEAVPLLRNAAATLAPTGYSWGPLAWMLLAQALGRLGQTVEAGKALSRAESKHGLKSMLFAPELALARAWTMSARGDEHGAVAAARDAVKAAERGGQRAVALRAARDGVQLGDPRAAETLARLCRALDCAFARAALR
- a CDS encoding TIGR00730 family Rossman fold protein, whose translation is MSRDPDREWAVCVYCASGPTHPALLELARAVGAGIADRGWTLVSGGGNVSAMGEVASAARSHGGYTVGVIPKALVHREVADTEADELVVTDTMRERKQVMEDRADAFLALPGGIGTLEEFFEAWTAGYLGMHTKPIVMLDTTGHYDGLLAWLRGLVGTGYVAEDAMRSLVVVDDVDAALAACAPRLG
- the fadD6 gene encoding long-chain-acyl-CoA synthetase FadD6 codes for the protein MSKKSGTRSSVGLLDIAKQVPGLVRDTPTIVRGVVTGFGARPTAKTSIGKVFQDRAAQYGNKVFLKFEDREITYAEANETVNRYAAVLAAKGVGHGDVVGIMMRNSPEPVLLMLAAVKCGAISGMLNYHQRDEVLKHSLGLLSASVVVAETEFVEPITESGADTDGLITLDEFKQLAETAPTSNPATTSAVLAKDKAFYIFTSGTTGMPKASVMTHYRWLRALAGFGGLGMRLNSNDTLYCCLPLYHNNALTVALSSVLNSGATLALGKSFSASKFWDDVIRYDATAFVYIGEICTYLLNQPEKPTDRKHRVRVICGNGLRPAIWDAFTERFGIKRVCEFYAASEGNTAFVNVLNIDKTTGICPSPIAFVEYDEHTGEPVRGDDGRVRKVKKGEPGLLLSKVSNFQPFDGYTDKKESEKKLVRDAFKEGDVWFNTGDLMRAQGLGHAAFTDRLGDTFRWKGENVATTEVEAAVSTDPQVEEATVFGVEVPDTGGRAGMVAIQLKEGKEFDGKSLAKAAFDKLPGYAVPLFVRVVSELAHTSTFKSQKGDLRKEGYGGSSGEGDEDDVKVEDPIYVLSGREEGYVEFYEEYLIEVKDGKKPK
- the folP gene encoding dihydropteroate synthase; protein product: MQSTFLGRPVAGDRALIMAIVNRTPDSFYDRGATFTDDAAKQAAHRVVAEGADIVDVGGVKAGPGVTVEVDEEIARVVPFIEWLRETFPDQLISVDTWRAEVAKQACAAGADLINDTWGGADPDLAAVAAEFGAGLVCSHTGGAVPRTRPFRVNYGLSERGVVDDVLAEVTAAAERAVSLGVARDRILIDPTHDFGKNTYHGLSLLRHVKELVNTGWPVLMALSNKDFVGETLGVGLTERLEGTLAATALAAAEGAAVFRVHEVGPTRRVLEMVASIQGARPPKHTVRGLA
- a CDS encoding glucosyl-3-phosphoglycerate synthase, translated to MTVLSDRVDELATYEVAEHRWLTDRSWSRPDWSIAELVAAKRGRTVSVVLPALNEEETVASVVETITPLLGGLVDELIVLDSGSTDDTEIRAVAAGARVVSREVALPEVPPQPGKGEVLWRSLAATTGDLIAFVDSDLIDPDPMFVPKLLGPLLTTEGVHLVKGFYRRPLKVSGKEDANGGGRVTELVARPLLASLRPELMCLYQPLGGEYAGTRELLTAVPFAPGYGVEIGLLIDTYDRLGLDAIAQVNLGVRTHRNRPLTELASMSRQVIGTLLSRCGVPDSGVGLTQFFADGEDYTPRTSTVSLCDRPPMNTLRPR
- a CDS encoding DivIVA domain-containing protein yields the protein MTLVLLYLVVLVLVGIVLFAVGSVLFGRGEVLPPLPQGTTATVLPASGVTGADVEAVKFTQTLRGYKASEVDWVLDRLGRELDMLRGELAAVRSSYGLDAEPGHEDADASAGAHALPPEYVRDDS